One Dictyoglomus thermophilum H-6-12 DNA window includes the following coding sequences:
- a CDS encoding anti-sigma factor family protein: MNCQDFREKMFLYPEVDEEFFTHLRNCDECRREFEEFLEIEKKLKEKVNEEDEIVREWDRVYIKVLNTLRYEKIKRQVYIFILLLLEVFIFSLVFIIGYRLVRFFIQNPSLFVLTLKSLFQIFSQFNFYLFVILLLVFIYQTTKLHGKYK, from the coding sequence ATGAATTGTCAGGACTTTAGAGAAAAAATGTTTTTATATCCTGAGGTAGATGAAGAATTTTTTACTCATCTAAGAAATTGTGATGAGTGTAGAAGAGAATTTGAAGAATTTTTGGAGATAGAGAAGAAACTTAAAGAAAAAGTTAATGAAGAAGACGAGATTGTTAGGGAGTGGGATAGAGTTTACATTAAGGTCCTTAATACTCTAAGGTATGAGAAGATAAAAAGACAAGTTTACATTTTTATACTTTTATTATTAGAGGTTTTTATTTTCTCTTTAGTTTTTATAATTGGATATAGATTGGTGAGATTTTTTATACAAAATCCTTCCTTATTTGTTCTTACTTTAAAGTCTCTCTTCCAGATTTTTTCACAGTTTAATTTTTATCTTTTTGTTATTCTTTTGCTTGTATTTATTTATCAGACCACCAAATTACATGGAAAATATAAATAA
- a CDS encoding RNA polymerase sigma factor: MGDIVTYFQLYGEEIYKYVRKLIGDEEGAKDILQETFLRAMDVYIEEKTAKNYLFRIAHNLAMDYLKERNRFIDVEIEDNKYYNPEELVEQRDVWRPLSPLEKSILILYYQEGYSYKEISEILDIPLNTLKSYICRAKKKVYNYLREQK; encoded by the coding sequence ATGGGTGATATAGTAACTTATTTTCAGCTTTATGGGGAAGAGATATATAAATATGTAAGAAAGCTTATTGGGGATGAGGAGGGGGCAAAAGATATTCTTCAGGAGACTTTCTTAAGGGCTATGGACGTTTATATTGAAGAGAAAACAGCTAAAAATTATCTTTTTAGAATTGCTCATAATCTTGCTATGGATTATTTAAAGGAAAGGAATAGGTTTATAGATGTAGAGATAGAAGATAATAAATATTATAATCCTGAGGAATTGGTAGAGCAGAGGGATGTATGGAGGCCTTTATCTCCTTTGGAAAAGAGTATATTGATTCTTTATTATCAGGAAGGTTATTCTTATAAAGAAATAAGTGAGATATTAGATATTCCATTAAATACTTTAAAAAGTTATATTTGTAGAGCTAAAAAGAAGGTATATAATTATTTAAGGGAGCAAAAATGA
- a CDS encoding glycosyltransferase family 2 protein, with translation MKEVFFSIVVPAHNEALYIDKTINSLKEMEYPRDKLEVIIVENGSTDNTFEVIKKLSPPWFKIISIKEAGVSKAKNVGIENLSPESEWVIFLDADTYLGQSFLKDLSEFLRKNEDKNLGCGMVSLLPYPDYKIARFWYHFYNFANRVTKTTRSIQIIRRDLLRDLRFDESLTFDEDTMMIRACRKRAKYFFFKTKKVFSSTRRFEKNGWIKQLFQWIYYASLPYEKKKKIKYKVLR, from the coding sequence ATGAAGGAAGTATTTTTCTCCATAGTAGTACCAGCTCATAATGAAGCACTTTATATTGATAAAACCATCAATTCGTTGAAAGAGATGGAGTACCCAAGGGATAAATTAGAAGTAATCATAGTAGAAAATGGATCCACCGATAATACCTTTGAGGTAATTAAAAAATTATCTCCCCCCTGGTTTAAAATCATATCTATAAAAGAGGCTGGAGTCTCAAAGGCTAAAAACGTAGGTATTGAAAACCTCTCTCCAGAAAGTGAATGGGTAATATTTTTAGATGCAGATACATACTTAGGCCAAAGTTTTTTAAAGGATTTAAGTGAATTCTTAAGAAAAAACGAAGATAAAAATTTAGGATGTGGAATGGTTTCTCTTCTTCCCTACCCTGACTACAAGATAGCAAGATTTTGGTACCACTTTTACAACTTTGCCAACAGAGTTACAAAAACCACAAGATCTATTCAAATCATAAGAAGAGATCTTCTTAGAGATCTGAGATTTGATGAGAGTCTTACCTTTGATGAAGATACCATGATGATAAGGGCTTGCAGAAAAAGAGCAAAATATTTCTTTTTCAAGACCAAGAAGGTCTTCTCTTCCACTAGAAGATTTGAGAAAAATGGATGGATAAAACAACTTTTCCAATGGATCTATTATGCATCTCTCCCCTACGAGAAAAAGAAGAAAATTAAATATAAAGTTCTAAGGTAA
- a CDS encoding glycerol-3-phosphate acyltransferase: MIILENILKLIFSIGLGYLFGSFLPGYFLPLWFKKVDIRKLGDGNPGVLNVKRSVGLFPAIITALYDVSKGFIPMIILRCIFNFPEFFVYLGGFSAVLGHKFPFYLGFKGGRGFATSLSLFIFLFVKLLVQNFSSVQIIQFFVFLVIYFLLLNIATHGVGDVFTITAFPIIAFFMWLNAKSYVGVLFLTILSVIITYEAVKNLLRDRFKFYTEKHTFWRILARPFALLFIPLYIFTSKFVVLLILGIILAIFSLLDILRILVRRIENFFQLEITKNFKIFREKEVGRVSSITNFLLGIFISFVLFEREIAFASLGFTSLGDMMAKWVGINLGRKKLFKNSDKTLEGSLGFLSMSFVVSFFLWFEGLLPLYIVLVGAIVSFIVEALPNVIDDNFSVPIISGVVMEFIKKYF, translated from the coding sequence ATGATTATTTTGGAGAACATACTAAAACTTATATTCTCAATTGGTTTGGGTTATCTTTTTGGTTCTTTTCTTCCTGGGTATTTCTTACCCTTATGGTTTAAGAAGGTAGATATAAGAAAGCTTGGAGATGGAAATCCTGGGGTATTGAATGTAAAAAGATCGGTAGGATTATTTCCAGCCATAATTACTGCTTTGTACGATGTTTCTAAAGGCTTTATTCCTATGATAATTTTGAGGTGTATTTTTAATTTTCCTGAATTTTTTGTCTATCTTGGAGGATTTTCCGCTGTTTTAGGGCATAAATTTCCCTTTTATTTGGGCTTTAAAGGTGGGAGAGGGTTTGCTACTTCTTTGAGCCTTTTTATCTTTTTATTTGTTAAACTTTTGGTTCAGAATTTCTCTTCTGTCCAAATAATACAATTTTTTGTTTTTCTCGTGATTTATTTTCTTTTATTAAATATAGCCACTCATGGGGTAGGAGATGTGTTTACTATTACTGCCTTTCCCATAATAGCTTTTTTCATGTGGCTAAATGCAAAAAGTTATGTAGGGGTTTTATTTTTGACAATTTTATCTGTGATTATTACCTATGAGGCTGTTAAAAATCTTTTAAGAGATAGGTTTAAATTTTATACGGAGAAACATACTTTTTGGAGGATTTTGGCAAGGCCTTTTGCCCTCTTATTTATACCCCTTTATATTTTCACTTCAAAGTTTGTTGTTCTTTTGATACTTGGGATTATTCTTGCAATCTTCTCTCTTCTTGACATATTGAGAATCCTGGTAAGAAGAATAGAAAATTTCTTTCAACTTGAGATAACCAAGAATTTTAAAATCTTTAGAGAGAAAGAAGTGGGAAGAGTATCCTCTATAACTAATTTTTTACTTGGAATATTTATAAGTTTTGTCCTCTTTGAGAGAGAGATTGCTTTTGCTTCTTTAGGATTTACTTCTCTTGGAGATATGATGGCAAAATGGGTTGGTATAAATTTGGGAAGGAAAAAGCTTTTTAAAAATTCTGACAAAACTTTAGAGGGTTCTCTTGGTTTTTTAAGTATGAGTTTCGTAGTATCCTTCTTTTTATGGTTTGAGGGATTACTTCCTTTATATATTGTATTGGTAGGAGCAATAGTTTCTTTTATTGTGGAGGCACTACCTAATGTGATAGACGATAATTTTAGTGTTCCTATTATCTCAGGGGTAGTAATGGAGTTTATAAAAAAGTATTTTTAA